CCGGTCCAACTCGGCTGTCGCCGGGGCGCTGCATGTCAGCGAGGGGACGGTGAGCAAGCATTTCGGCAGCATCCTCACCAAACTCGACCTGTCGGTGACCGACGCGACCAACCGCCGTGTCCTGGCGGTACTCGCGTATCTGCGCGGCGCCTGATCCCTCCCCGAACCACCCGCCTCTTTCAGGAGGAGACGTCAGACGCCGCCGCCAGCACGGGCCGGGAGACGTCAGGCGCCGCCGCCCGCACGGCGCCCGTCCACGCGCGCGCCCACGCGGCGCAGCGTCCGGCGCATCCGGGCGAGCGCGCGCCCGCTGCCCCGGCGCCGGTGCCCGTGCACGCGCGGGTCGTCCGTCACGTCGTACCGCTTCACGTACGCCCCGAGGAACGCCTGGAGGGTGGCGACCGCCGGGATGGCGATCAGCGCGCCCACGGCGCCGAGCAGCGCCGTACCCGCGACGACCGAGCCGAACGCCACGGCGGGGTGGATGTCGACGGTCCTGGCGGTGAGTTTGGGCTGGAGGACGTAGTTCTCGAACTGCTGGTAGATCACGACGAATCCGAGCACCCACAGGGCGTACCAGGGGTTCACCGTGAAGGCGATCAGCATCGGCAGGGCACCGGCCAGATAGGTGCCGATGGTCGGGAGGAACTGCGAGACGAGGCCCACCCACACCGCGAGCACCGGTGCGTACGTGATCCCGAGGATCTCCAGGAGGATGTAGTGCGCGAAGCCGGAGACGAGCGCCATCAGGCCGCGTGAGTAGATGTAGCCGCCGGTCTTGTCGACCGCGATCTCCCAGGCGCGCAGCACCTCGGCCTGCTTGGCCGGGGGCAGTACGGAGCAGACGGTGCGGCGCAGCCGGGGCCCGTCGGCGGCGAAGTAGAACGAGAACAGAAAGATCGTCAGGAGCCGGAAGAGGCCGCCGAGCACGGTGGTCGAGATGTCGAGAACGCCCCTCGCGCTGTTCTGCACGTAGCGCTGGAGCCAGTCGGAGTGGAGCAGGCTGTCCTGGACGGCGACGCGTGACAGCTCCGTACGGAAGCTCAGGTTGATCCAGTTGATGACGTCGTCCAGGTACTGGGGGAACTCCTCGACGATCTCGATGATCTGGCCCGCGAGCATCGAGCCGAGCAGGACCACGAAGCCGACGCAGGCGATCAGCACGGCGAAGAAGACCAGGAACGTGGCGAGTCCGCGCCGTATGCCGTGCGACGCCATCCGGCTGACGGCCGGCTCGACCGCCAGGGCCAGGAAGAAGGCGATCAGCACGTTGATCAGCAGCCCGATGAGCTGGTGGAACGCCCAACTGCCCAGTTGGAAGCAGGCGACGAGCGTCAGCGCGAGCACCATGGCGCGCGGCAGCCAGCGGGGCATCCGGGCGGCGTCACCGCCGTCCCCCGGCGCGGGTGGGGACGGCGCGGGGTCGGCCGGCCGGGGGTCCTGTGCTGTTTCGTCGGTCAGTGACACGGGGCCAGTGTCGCGTACGCGTACGTCACCTCTTGTCGGCGGGCACGCCCATGGCGGCGCAGACCGCGCGCCAGACGTCCTTCGTCTCCCAGCCGTCGGCCAGGGCCTCGTGCACCGTACGGCCGCCGAGCTCGGCCATCACATGGTCGTGGGCGAAGGAGTCCGCGTAGGCGGGGCCGAAGTGGTCGGCCATCCGTTCCCAGAAATTCGTCAACCGCATGGCTCCAGTATCCCGCTCCGTGGAGTCCGGCCGGGGCGGGCGCCGGCCGGACATCCGGGCCGGTGGGCGTAGAACTTCCGCGCTGTCGCGCTTCCGTGCTTACGCCCTTCCGGGCTTCCGGGTCAGCCGCCCAGGGCCCGCACTCCGGCGGTCACCGCGACGGCCGCGCCGATGACGACCAGGAACGGGGCGCGCAGCACCAGCGCGAGCCCCGCCGCGGCGAGCCCGGCCAGCCGGGCGTCGGCGACCAGCGCCCCGTCGGGGCCGCCCACGGCCTGCTGCGCGGTGAGGGCCGCCAGGAGCGCGACGGGCAGGAGGGCGGACAGCTTCTGTACGAGGGGGCGCTCCAGCGCACCGGCCGGGACGAGGAGACCGAGCAGTTTCACGAGGTAGCAGCCGACCGCGGTCAGTCCGATGGCGATCCAGATGGTCAACGGTCCATTTCCGTTCGGTCGGAGACAGCGCCTCGGTGGGAGGCGCCGCGCGGGTCGTCGGCGTCGTGTCGGTCGCGGGTGTCGCGTCGGTCCGGGGTCGGTCCACCCCTGCGGCGTCCTTCGACCCAGAGCACGGCGGGGGCGGCGAGTGCGGCGACGAGTACCGGGACACCCGAGGGCAGCACGGGCAGGAAGCCGAGTCCGAGGACCACGGCGACGGCGGCGACGGCACGCTCCGTCGTGGTCCGCAGCATGGGGGCGAGCAGGGCCAGGAAGACGGCGGGTCCGGCCGCGTCGAGCCCCCACACGGCGGTGTCGCCGATGGCCTCGGCCCCGAGCGCGCCGAGCAGTGTGGTGAGGTTCCAGAGCACGTAGAGCGTGAGCCCGGTGACCGTGAAACCGATCCGTACGGCGCGCCGGGTCGGCTGCGCGAGCGCGACGGCGGTCGTCTCGTCGATGACCCACTGGGCGGCGAAGGGACGGACGAGGTGCGGCAGTGCGAGCAGTTGGGACAGGCGCAGTCCGTAGAAGGTGTTCCGTACGCCGAGGAAGAAGGCGCCGGCCGCGGCGGTCAGCGGGTTCCCGCCCGCCGCCAGGGCACCGACGAGTGCGAACTGCGAGGCGCCGGTGAAGACGAGCAGGCTGAGCGCGCAGCTCTGTAGGAGGGTGAGCCCGGCGCCCGCGGAGGTGACACCGAAGGCGAAGCCGGAGAGGCCGACGGCGACTCCGACACCGAGCGCGTCGCGGACGACGGCGGCGTCCGGCTTCGGCTCGGGGCCCGACGCGGCGGACTGATCCGCCGGGACGGTTCCCTCTGCCGTCGGGACCGTGTCCGTTGCCGTCGGGGCGGTGTCCGCCGGCGCGCGGAAGCCCCCCGCACCGGTCTCGCCGCCCGGCTGCTCCATACCGTTCGCGGCGCCGTGTCCGGGGTCCCGGCGCGGCTGCCCGGCGGCGCCCGCCGCCCCGTGCGTGGTCGCTCCCGCCTGAGCGGTCGTTCCCGTCTGGGTGGTCGTTCCCGCTTGTGCGGTCGTTCCCGGCGGTTCGGGCGGTCGGTCTGCGGATGCTGTCTGTTCTGCCACGTCGCCGACGCTACGGGGCGGGTCCGGGGCCCGTCTTGTACGTTCTTGCACACACCGCCGCCGCCCGCGCCGTCAGCCGGCGCGCGGTGTCCGCTCCTTGCGGTACGCGCCCGGCGGCACCCCCACGATCCGGGTGAAGTGCCGGGTCAGGTGCGACTGGTCGGTGAAACCGACGAGACCGGCCACCTCGGCGATGGCTGTCCCGGCGTCCAGCAGATGCCGGGCCCTGCGCACGCGCGCGTCGGTGAGCCAGGTGTGCGGCGGCATGCCGTACGTGTCCCGGAAGGCACGCAGCAGGGCGAACGGGCTGGTGCCGAGGCCGGTGGCGAGCGCCTCAAGCGACGGCGGGTCCGCCAGCCGCCCCTCCAGCACGGCACGCGCGCGTGCCGCCGTTCCGGCGCCCGCCCCCCGCACCGTACGTTGCGGCAGTGTGCCGCCGTTCAGTCTCAGGAGGCGGGTGACGGCGACCCGCAGCAGGGTGTCGGCGGCGAGCGCGTTCCCCTCGTCGGCCGCGCGCAGGACCTGGTGGACGAGGTGGACGGCGTACGGGTCGGCGACGACGGGAGCGGCGAAGCCCGGGGTCCCGCTGATCCGCGTCGTCTCCGCCGCGATTTCCGCGACCAGGCCGGGCGAGGGGTAGACCGCCCCGTACTGCCAGCCCTCGGGCCCCTGCGCGTGGCCCGTGTGCGGGGTGTCGGGGTTGACCAGGGCGAGGGAGCCGGGGCCCGCGTACTGGAGGCTGCCGCCGTGCTGGAAGACATCCACGCCGTGGGTGACCGCCGCGATGACGAAGGTCTCGTGGGTGTGCCGGACGAACGTCTTCCTGATGTACCGGGCCCGCAAGAGATCGACGCCGGGCAGCTCCGGGTAGCGCCAGTGCCGTGCCTGCTCCTGAGCCGCCATGCCCCCAGTCTGCACCGGCCCCGCCCCGCCCCACCTCCAGGTTCCGTTCCGGCGTCCCGCACCCGCCGACAGACCTGCGACGGGGCCGGCCGCCGACGGCACCCCACCCGCAACCCGTAACCGGCCCCCGTCACCCCGCCCGTTTCCGCAGGTCCGGGCGATTGTCAGTGGTCGGGTGCACGATGGGGGCATGTCCGGCACCGCACTCGACTCGTTCTCACCCGCGACCCGCGACTGGTTCACCGGGGCCTTCTCCGCGCCCACCGCCGCGCAGGAGGGGGCCTGGCGTGCCATCGCCGAGGGCTCCGACGTGCTGGTCGTCGCCCCCACCGGCTCCGGCAAGACACTGGCGGCCTTCCTGGCCGCCCTCGACCGGCTGGCGTCGGTGCCCCCGCCGGCCGAGGCGCGCAAACGCTGCCGGGTGCTGTACGTGTCCCCGCTCAAGGCCCTCGCGGTGGACGTGGAGCGCAATCTGCGCAGCCCGCTCACCGGTATCCGCCAGGAGTCCGTCCGCCTCGGACGGCCCGAGCCGGACATCCGGGTGGGCATCCGTTCCGGCGACACCCCGCCCGCCGAGCGGCGCGCGATGGCGACCCGGCCGCCGGACATCCTGATCACCACCCCCGAGTCCCTCTTCCTGATGCTGACCTCGTCGGCGCGCGACGCCCTGGCGGGTGTCGAGACGGTCATCCTGGACGAGGTCCACGCCGTCGCCGGGACGAAGCGCGGCGCCCATCTCGCGCTCTCCCTGGAACGGCTCGACGAGCTGCTGCCGCGCCCGGCCCGCCGGATCGGCCTGTCGGCGACGGTGCGCCCGGTGGACGAGGTGGCGCGGTATCTCTCGCCGCAGCGCCGCGTGGAGATCGTGCAGCCGCCCTCGGGCAAGGAGTTCGACCTGTCGGTGGTCGTCCCCGTCCAGGACCTGGGCGAGCTGGGTGGCTCCCCGGCGGCGGACTCCGGGGGCACCGGCGACGGGGACCGGCCGTCGATCTGGCCGCACGTCGAGGAGCGCATCGCCGATCTCGTCCAGGCGCACCGTTCCACGATCGTCTTCGCCAACTCCCGCCGTCTCGCCGAGCGCCTGTGCAACCGGCTCAACGAGATCGCGTACGAACGGGCCACGGGCGAGGCCATGCCCGAGGCCCACTCCCCCGCCGAGATCATGGCCGAGTCCGGCGCCGCCAAGGGCGCCCCGCCCCTCCTGGCCCGCGCCCACCACGGCTCGGTCTCCAAGGAGCAGCGCGCCCGCGTCGAGGAGGACCTCAAGGCGGGCCGGCTGCCCGCCGTCGTCGCCACGTCCAGCCTGGAGCTGGGCATCGACATGGGCGCGGTGGATCTCGTCGTCCAGGTCGAGTCGCCGCCGTCGGTGGCCTCCGGCCTCCAGCGTGTCGGCCGGGCGGGCCACCAGGTCGGCGCGGTCTCCACGGGCGTCGTCTTCCCCAAGTACCGGGGCGATCTGGTGCAGGCCGCCGTCGTCACCGAGCGGATGCGCACGGGCTCCATCGAGGCCCTGCGGATCCCGGCCAACCCGCTGGACGTCCTGGCCCAGCAGCTCGTCGCCACGGTCGCGCTCGACACCTGGCAGGCGGACGACCTGCTCGCTCTCGCGCGCCGCGCGGCGCCCTTCGCGGCGCTCCCCGAGTCCGCGTTCACCGCCGTCCTCGACATGCTCGCGGGCCGCTATCCGTCCGACGCCTTCGCCGAGCTGCGCCCCCGGGTGGTGTGGGACCGGGTGACGGGTACGGTCACGGGCCGCCCCGGCGCGCAGCGCCTCGCGGTCACCTCGGGCGGCACCATCCCCGACCGCGGCCTGTTCGGGGTGTTCCTCGCCGGCTCCGACGGCGGCAAGGGCCGCGGAGGCGGCGGCCGGGTGGGCGAGCTGGACGAGGAGATGGTGTACGAGTCACGGGTCGGCGACGTGTTCACGCTCGGTACGACCTCCTGGCGCATCGAGGACATCACCCGCGACCAGGTCCTCGTCTCCCCCGCCCCGGGTGTGCCGG
Above is a window of Streptomyces sp. NBC_01498 DNA encoding:
- a CDS encoding AI-2E family transporter → MSLTDETAQDPRPADPAPSPPAPGDGGDAARMPRWLPRAMVLALTLVACFQLGSWAFHQLIGLLINVLIAFFLALAVEPAVSRMASHGIRRGLATFLVFFAVLIACVGFVVLLGSMLAGQIIEIVEEFPQYLDDVINWINLSFRTELSRVAVQDSLLHSDWLQRYVQNSARGVLDISTTVLGGLFRLLTIFLFSFYFAADGPRLRRTVCSVLPPAKQAEVLRAWEIAVDKTGGYIYSRGLMALVSGFAHYILLEILGITYAPVLAVWVGLVSQFLPTIGTYLAGALPMLIAFTVNPWYALWVLGFVVIYQQFENYVLQPKLTARTVDIHPAVAFGSVVAGTALLGAVGALIAIPAVATLQAFLGAYVKRYDVTDDPRVHGHRRRGSGRALARMRRTLRRVGARVDGRRAGGGA
- a CDS encoding AzlC family ABC transporter permease, with the translated sequence MEQPGGETGAGGFRAPADTAPTATDTVPTAEGTVPADQSAASGPEPKPDAAVVRDALGVGVAVGLSGFAFGVTSAGAGLTLLQSCALSLLVFTGASQFALVGALAAGGNPLTAAAGAFFLGVRNTFYGLRLSQLLALPHLVRPFAAQWVIDETTAVALAQPTRRAVRIGFTVTGLTLYVLWNLTTLLGALGAEAIGDTAVWGLDAAGPAVFLALLAPMLRTTTERAVAAVAVVLGLGFLPVLPSGVPVLVAALAAPAVLWVEGRRRGGPTPDRRDTRDRHDADDPRGASHRGAVSDRTEMDR
- a CDS encoding helix-turn-helix domain-containing protein; this encodes MAAQEQARHWRYPELPGVDLLRARYIRKTFVRHTHETFVIAAVTHGVDVFQHGGSLQYAGPGSLALVNPDTPHTGHAQGPEGWQYGAVYPSPGLVAEIAAETTRISGTPGFAAPVVADPYAVHLVHQVLRAADEGNALAADTLLRVAVTRLLRLNGGTLPQRTVRGAGAGTAARARAVLEGRLADPPSLEALATGLGTSPFALLRAFRDTYGMPPHTWLTDARVRRARHLLDAGTAIAEVAGLVGFTDQSHLTRHFTRIVGVPPGAYRKERTPRAG
- a CDS encoding DUF3046 domain-containing protein; amino-acid sequence: MRLTNFWERMADHFGPAYADSFAHDHVMAELGGRTVHEALADGWETKDVWRAVCAAMGVPADKR
- a CDS encoding AzlD domain-containing protein, encoding MTIWIAIGLTAVGCYLVKLLGLLVPAGALERPLVQKLSALLPVALLAALTAQQAVGGPDGALVADARLAGLAAAGLALVLRAPFLVVIGAAVAVTAGVRALGG